The Ovis aries strain OAR_USU_Benz2616 breed Rambouillet chromosome 11, ARS-UI_Ramb_v3.0, whole genome shotgun sequence genome window below encodes:
- the POLR2A gene encoding DNA-directed RNA polymerase II subunit RPB1 gives MHGGGPPSGDSACPLRTIKRVQFGVLSPDELKRMSVTEGGIKYPETTEGGRPKLGGLMDPRQGVIERTGRCQTCAGNMTECPGHFGHIELAKPVFHVGFLVKTMKVLRCVCFFCSKLLVDSNNPKIKDILAKSKGQPKKRLTHVYDLCKGKNICEGGEEMDNKFGVEQPEGDEDLTKEKGHGGCGRYQPRIRRSGLELYAEWKHVNEDSQEKKILLSPERVHEIFKRISDEECFVLGMEPRYARPEWMIVTVLPVPPLSVRPAVVMQGSARNQDDLTHKLADIVKINNQLRRNEQNGAAAHVIAEDVKLLQFHVATMVDNELPGLPRAMQKSGRPLKSLKQRLKGKEGRVRGNLMGKRVDFSARTVITPDPNLSIDQVGVPRSIAANMTFAEIVTPFNIDRLQELVRRGNSQYPGAKYIIRDNGDRIDLRFHPKPSDLHLQTGYKVERHMCDGDIVIFNRQPTLHKMSMMGHRVRILPWSTFRLNLSVTTPYNADFDGDEMNLHLPQSLETRAEIQELAMVPRMIVTPQSNRPVMGIVQDTLTAVRKFTKRDVFLERGEVMNLLMFLSTWDGKVPQPAILKPRPLWTGKQIFSLIIPGHINCIRTHSTHPDDEDSGPYKHISPGDTKVVVENGELIMGILCKKSLGTSAGSLVHISYLEMGHDITRLFYSNIQTVINNWLLIEGHTIGIGDSIADSKTYQDIQNTIKKAKQDVIEVIEKAHNNELEPTPGNTLRQTFENQVNRILNDARDKTGSSAQKSLSEYNNFKSMVVSGAKGSKINISQVIAVVGQQNVEGKRIPFGFKHRTLPHFIKDDYGPESRGFVENSYLAGLTPTEFFFHAMGGREGLIDTAVKTAETGYIQRRLIKSMESVMVKYDATVRNSINQVVQLRYGEDGLAGESVEFQNLATLKPSNKAFEKKFRFDYTNERALRRTLQEDLVKDVLSNAHIQNELEREFERMREDREVLRVIFPTGDSKVVLPCNLLRMIWNAQKIFHINPRLPSDLHPIKVVEGVKELSKKLVIVNGDDPLSRQAQENATLLFNIHLRSTLCSRRMAEEFRLSGEAFDWLLGEIESKFNQAIAHPGEMVGALAAQSLGEPATQMTLNTFHYAGVSAKNVTLGVPRLKELINISKKPKTPSLTVFLLGQSARDAERAKDILCRLEHTTLRKVTANTAIYYDPNPQSTVVAEDQEWVNVYYEMPDFDVARISPWLLRVELDRKHMTDRKLTMEQIAEKINAGFGDDLNCIFNDDNAEKLVLRIRIMNSDENKMQEEEEVVDKMDDDVFLRCIESNMLTDMTLQGIEQISKVYMHLPQTDNKKKIIITEDGEFKALQEWILETDGVSLMRVLSEKDVDPVRTTSNDIVEIFTVLGIEAVRKALERELYHVISFDGSYVNYRHLALLCDTMTCRGHLMAITRHGVNRQDTGPLMKCSFEETVDVLMEAAAHGESDPMKGVSENIMLGQLAPAGTGCFDLLLDAEKCKYGMEIPTNIPGLGAAGPTGMFFGSAPSPMGGISPAMTPWNQGATPAYGAWSPSVGSGMTPGAAGFSPSAASDASGFSPGYSPAWSPTPGSPGSPGPSSPYIPSPGGAMSPSYSPTSPAYEPRSPGGYTPQSPSYSPTSPSYSPTSPSYSPTSPNYSPTSPSYSPTSPSYSPTSPSYSPTSPSYSPTSPSYSPTSPSYSPTSPSYSPTSPSYSPTSPSYSPTSPSYSPTSPSYSPTSPSYSPTSPSYSPTSPSYSPTSPSYSPTSPNYSPTSPNYTPTSPSYSPTSPSYSPTSPNYTPTSPNYSPTSPSYSPTSPSYSPTSPSYSPSSPRYTPQSPTYTPSSPSYSPSSPSYSPTSPKYTPTSPSYSPSSPEYTPTSPKYSPTSPKYSPTSPKYSPTSPTYSPTTPKYSPTSPTYSPTSPVYTPTSPKYSPTSPTYSPTSPKYSPTSPTYSPTSPKGSTYSPTSPGYSPTSPTYSLTSPAISPDDSDDEN, from the exons AAGCGAATGTCTGTGACAGAGGGCGGCATCAAATACCCAGAGACGACGGAGGGAGGCCGCCCCAAGCTCGGTGGGCTGATGGATCCGAGGCAGGGGGTGATTGAGAGAACGGGCCGCTGCCAAACCTGTGCAG GAAACATGACAGAGTGTCCTGGCCACTTTGGCCACATTGAGCTGGCCAAGCCTGTGTTCCACGTTGGCTTCCTGGTCAAGACCATGAAAGTTTTGCGCTGTGTCTGCTTCTTCTGCTCCAAGTTGCTTGTGGACTCT AACAACCCGAAGATCAAGGACATTTTGGCTAAGTCCAAGGGGCAGCCCAAGAAGCGGCTCACACACGTCTATGACCTCTGCAAGGGCAAAAACATCTGCGAGGGCGGGGAGGAGATGGACAACAAGTTTGGTGTGGAGCAGCCTGAGGGCGATGAAGATTTGACCAAAGAAAAG GGCCACGGTGGCTGCGGTCGGTACCAGCCCCGGATCCGGCGCTCCGGCCTGGAGCTATACGCAGAATGGAAGCATGTCAATGAGGACTCTCAAGAGAAGAAGATCCTGTTGAGCCCCGAGCGGGTGCATGAGATCTTCAAGCGCATCTCCGACGAGGAGTGCTTTGTCCTGGGCATGGAGCCGCGCTACGCCCGGCCTGAGTGGATGATCGTCACTGTGCTGCCCGTGCCCCCGCTCTCCGTGCGGCCCGCTGTCGTGATGCAGGGCTCTGCCCGCAACCAG GACGACCTGACCCACAAACTGGCCGACATTGTCAAGATCAACAATCAGCTTCGGCGCAATGAGCAGAACGGCGCAGCTGCCCATGTCATCGCCGAGGACGTGAAGCTCCTCCAGTTCCACGTGGCCACCATGGTGGACAATGAGCTGCCTGGCTTGCCTCGT GCCATGCAGAAGTCTGGGCGTCCCCTCAAGTCCCTGAAGCAGCGATTGAAGGGGAAGGAAGGCCGTGTGCGTGGGAACTTGATGGGCAAGCGTGTGGACTTCTCAGCCCGCACTGTCATTACCCCCGACCCCAACCTCTCCATTGACCAGGTCGGCGTGCCACGCTCCATTGCCGCTAACATGACCTTTGCGGAGATCGTCACCCCCTTCAACATTGACAG ACTTCAGGAACTAGTGCGCAGGGGGAACAGCCAGTACCCGGGAGCCAAGTACATCATCCGGGACAACGGTGATCGCATTGACCTGCGTTTCCACCCCAAGCCCAGTGACCTTCACCTGCAGACTGGCTACAAG GTGGAACGGCACATGTGTGATGGGGACATTGTTATCTTCAACCGGCAGCCAACTTTGCACAAAATGTCCATGATGGGTCATCGGGTTCGCATCCTGCCCTGGTCCACTTTTCGCTTGAATCTTAG CGTGACAACTCCATACAATGCCGACTTCGACGGGGATGAGATGAACTTGCACCTGCCACAGTCCCTGGAGACGCGGGCTGAGATCCAGGAGCTGGCCATGGTGCCACGCATGATTGTCACCCCCCAGAGCAATCGTCCGGTCATGGGCATTGTGCAGGACACATTGACTGCTGTGCGCAAATTCACCAAGAGGGATGTCTTCCTGGAGCGG GGGGAGGTGATGAACCTTCTGATGTTCCTGTCCACGTGGGATGGGAAGGTCCCACAGCCAGCCATCCTGAAGCCCCGGCCCCTGTGGACGGGGAAGCAGATCTTCTCCCTCATCATACCCGGCCACATCAACTGTATCCGCACCCATAGCACCCACCCCGACGATGAGGACAGTGGCCCTTACAAGCACATCTCTCCCGGGGACACTAAG GTGGTGGTGGAGAATGGCGAGCTGATCATGGGCATCCTGTGTAAGAAGTCTTTGGGCACGTCGGCCGGCTCCCTGGTCCACATCTCTTACCTTGAGATGGGTCACGACATCACTCGCCTCTTCTACTCCAACATTCAGACTGTCATCAACAACTGGCTCCTCATTGAGG GTCATACCATTGGCATTGGGGACTCCATCGCTGATTCTAAGACTTACCAAGACATTCAGAACACGATTAAGAAGGCCAAGCAGGATGTAATAGAG GTCATTGAGAAGGCACATAACAATGAGCTGGAGCCCACACCAGGGAACACCCTGCGGCAGACATTTGAGAACCAGGTGAACCGCATTCTCAACGATGCCCGAGACAAGACCGGCTCTTCTGCCCAGAAATCACTGTCTGAATACAACAACTTTAAGTCTATGGTCGTGTCTGGGGCCAAAGGTTCCAAGATCAACATCTCCCAG GTCATTGCTGTCGTCGGGCAGCAGAACGTGGAGGGCAAGCGGATCCCATTTGGATTCAAGCACCGGACCCTGCCTCACTTCATCAAAGATGACTATGGGCCTGAGAGCCGAGGCTTTGTGGAGAACTCCTACCTGGCCGGCCTCACGCCCACTGAGTTCTTCTTCCATGCCATGGGGGGCCGTGAGGGGCTGATCGACACAGCTGTCAAGACTGCTGAGACTG GGTACATCCAGCGGCGGCTgataaagtccatggagtcggtgatggtGAAGTACGACGCCACCGTGCGCAACTCCATCAATCAGGTGGTGCAGCTGCGCTATGGCGAGGATGGCCTGGCGGGCGAGAGTGTCGAGTTCCAGAATCTGGCCACCCTCAAGCCTTCCAACAAGGCTTTTGAGAAGAA GTTCCGCTTTGATTACACCAATGAGAGGGCCCTGCGGCGCACCCTGCAGGAAGACCTAGTGAAGGATGTGCTGAGCAACGCACACATTCAGAATGAGCTAGAACGAGAATTTGAGCGGATGCGAGAGGACCGGGAGGTGCTCAGAGTCATCTTCCCAACTGGTGACAGCAAG GTTGTCCTCCCCTGCAACCTTCTGCGCATGATCTGGAACGCTCAGAAGATCTTCCACATCAACCCTCGCCTTCCCTCTGACCTGCACCCCATCAAGGTGGTAGAGG GCGTCAAGGAGTTGAGCAAGAAGCTGGTGATTGTGAATGGGGATGACCCCCTGAGCCGGCAGGCCCAGGAGAACGCCACCTTGCTCTTTAACATCCACCTGCGGTCCACACTGTGTTCTCGCCGCATGGCCGAGGAATTCCGGCTCAGTGGAGAGGCTTTCGACTGGCTGCTTGGAGAGATCGAGTCCAAGTTCAACCAAGCCATT GCCCATCCGGGGGAAATGGTGGGAGCTCTGGCTGCACAGTCCCTTGGAGAACCTGCCACCCAGATGACCTTGAACACCTTCCACTATGCTGGTGTGTCCGCCAAGAACGTGACTCTGGGTGTGCCCCGACTTAAGGAGCTCATCAACATTTCCAAGAAGCCAAAGACCCCCTCACTTACGGTCTTCCTGCTGGGCCAGTCTGCTCGAGATGCAGAGAGAGCCAAG GATATTCTGTGCCGCTTGGAACACACAACATTGAGGAAGGTGACCGCCAACACGGCCATCTACTATGACCCTAACCCCCAGAGCACAGTGGTGGCCGAGGATCAGGAGTGGGTGAATGTCTACTATGAGATGCCTGACTTTGATGTGGCCCGAATCTCCCCTTGGCTTTTGCGGGTGGAGCTGGACCGGAAGCACATGACTGACCGGAAGCTGACCATGGAGCAGATTGCGGAAAAGATCAATGCTG GCTTCGGTGACGACTTGAACTGCATCTTTAACGATGATAACGCAGAGAAGCTGGTGCTCCGGATCCGCATCATGAACAGTGATGAAAACAAGATGCAAGAG GAGGAAGAGGTGGTGGACAAGATGGACGACGACGTCTTCCTGCGCTGCATCGAGTCCAACATGCTGACGGACATGACCCTGCAGGGCATAGAGCAGATCAGCAAG GTGTACATGCACTTGCCGCAGACTGACAACAAGAAGAAGATCATCATCACAGAGGACGGGGAGTTCAAGGCCCTGCAGGAGTGGATCCTGGAGACGGACGGTGTGAGCCTGATGCGTGTGCTGAGTGAGAAGGATGTGGACCCTGTGCGCACCACATCCAACGACATCGTGGAGATCTTCACG GTGCTGGGCATTGAGGCTGTACGGAAGGCCCTGGAGCGGGAGCTGTACCACGTCATCTCCTTCGACGGCTCCTACGTCAATTACCGGCACTTGGCTCTCCTGTGTGATACCATGACCTGTCGTGGCCACTTGATGGCCATCACTCGCCATGGAGTTAACCGCCAGGACACTGGACCTCTCATGAAGTGCTCCTTTGAGGAAACG GTGGACGTGCTCATGGAAGCAGCTGCGCACGGAGAGAGTGACCCCATGAAGGGGGTGTCCGAGAACATCATGCTGGGCCAGCTGGCTCCAGCTGGCACCGGCTGTTTTGACCTCTTGCTCGATGCAGAGAAGTGCAAGTACGGCATGGAGATCCCCACCAATATCCCAGGCCTGGGGGCTGCCGGAC CCACCGGCATGTTCTTCGGCTCGGCCCCCAGTCCCATGGGAGGAATTTCTCCAGCCATGACACCCTGGAACCAGGGTGCAACCCCAGCCTACGGTGCCTGGTCTCCCAGTGTTG GGAGTGGGATGACCCCGGGAGCAGCAGGCTTCTCTCCCAGTGCTGCCTCAGACGCCAGCGGGTTCAGCCCTGGCTATTCCCCGGCCTGGTCTcccacaccaggctccccgggCTCCCCAGGCCCCTCAAGCCCGTATATCCCCTCACCAG GGGGTGCCATGTCTCCCAGCTACTCCCCGACATCACCTGCCTATGAGCCCCGCTCCCCTGGAGGCTACACACCCCAGAGTCCCTCTTACTCCCCCACTTCCCCTTCCTACTCCCCTACTTCTCCATCCTACTCTCCAACCAGCCCCAACTACAGCCCCACGTCACCCAGCTACTCCCCGACCTCTCCCAGCTACTCACCCACTTCTCCCAGCTATTCACCCACGTCTCCCAGCTACTCGCCCACTTCCCCAAGCTACTCTCCCACATCACCTAGCTACTCACCCACATCACCCAGCTACTCGCCCACCTCTCCCAGCTACTCGCCCACCTCGCCCAGCTACTCGCCCACCTCGCCCAGCTACTCGCCCACCTCGCCCAGCTACTCGCCCACTTCGCCCAGCTACTCACCGACATCTCCAAGCTATTCACCAACATCGCCAAGCTACTCTCCAACTTCTCCAAGTTACTCACCCACCAGTCCTAACTATTCTCCAACCAGTCCCAATTATACCCCGACATCACCCAGCTATAGCCCAACATCACCGAGCTACTCACCTACCAGTCCCAACTACACACCAACAAGCCCCAACTACAGCCCAACCTCTCCAAGCTACTCTCCAACTTCACCCAGCTACTCCCCAACCTCGCCAAGCTACTCTCCTTCAAGCCCACGATACACACCACAGTCTCCCACCTACACCCCCAGCTCGCCCAGCTACAGCCCCAGCTCGCCCAGCTACAGCCCGACTTCGCCAAAGTACAccccaaccagtccttcctataGCCCCAGCTCACCAGAGtacacccccacctcccccaagTACTCACCTACCAGCCCCAAATATTCACCCACCTCCCCCAAGTACTCACCTACCAGCCCTACCTACTCACCCACCACCCCAAAATACTCACCCACATCGCCTACTTACTCACCAACCTCTCCTGTCTACACCCCAACCTCCCCCAAGTATTCACCCACTAGCCCCACCtactctcccacctcccccaagTACTCGCCCACCAGCCCCACCTACTCCCCCACCTCCCCGAAAGGCTCTACTTACTCGCCCACCTCCCCTGGCTACTCGCCCACCAGCCCCACTTACAGCCTCACCAGTCCAGCCATCAGCCCGGATGACAGTGATGACGAGAACTGA